ggatgtacaggattTGTATAAGTGCAAAGCGGTTCACTCAGATGCTCCCTGGATTGAAGCCAAGTAATATAAAGAGAGTTTGCACAAGCTTTGGGTTGTGTTCACTGGAGCGAAggggtttgtaagattatgagaggcacaatCTCAAGAATCATAGGTGCTGATGAGTCAGTTTTGGCCATAAGATAGAACACATAATTAGGTGATCCCACGATAAGTCATTCATACCAATACAACTAAGGACGTGATTGGTGAATTCAGGAAGGCGAGGGAGTGAATatgcagcagtctgcagtggaGGATTGGCAGATGGCacagtcagcagctttaaattttaGGACATTAATATAACAGGAAAAAAAGACATTTTATTATCCTGACATTATCAGTGAATCTGCTATCTTATTCTTTCGCCTCATATATGTTTCTCATGTTTATTTCCCTCCTCACAGTGAACATTGTGACAATTGCGATTCTATCCCGGGGgaagtgcggactctccaaagTTGTCACTcactacctggttgccatggcagcagCAGATCTTCTGGTCGTTTTTCTCGACCTGATTTTGAGACAGATTCCGGTTGTTTATAAGAATTTCTTCAATTTCCTGTTTTCGCTGCGTATGTGTAACATCCAGGCGGCCATGATTTACGCAGCCACCGACTGTTCAGTTTGGTTTACCGTcgctttcacatttgatcgatgtGTGGCCATTTGTTACCAGAGACTGAAGACtaaatactgcactgagagaattGCAGCAGTGGTCCTGGGGACAGTGACCGCTATGAGCTGTTTAAAGAATATTTTCTGGTATTTTATTCTCACAGGTATGTATTTTCTTGTTGATAACCCCAGATTTTGCTGGACAAGAAATGGTGTTTCGGGTTCTCCAATCTGGGGAATAATTGCTATCCTTCATTACCTGCTCACCCCTGTGGTTCCATTTGTCCTGGTCCTGCTGTTCAACGCAGTGACCATCAGACACGTTTTGGTGGCCAGCAGAGCCCGCAAGAGACTCCGAGGTCCCGGCATTGGGGAAACTCCCAGagacccagagatggagaaccgCAGAAAATCCCTCATCCTATTGCTGGCAATTTCGGGGAACTTCATTTCATTATGGACATTGTTTACAGTAAATTATATATGGGCAGAACTGTACAAGTTGGTGCGGGGGACAGTATTTCCACCTTATTCACTGCAGGAGGTGGCCTACATGCTGCAGCTCCTCAGCTGCTGCACAAATACAGCTCTTTACGCTATGACCCAGACACTTTTTAGGGAGCAGCTGAAAGATATTGTGAAGTATCCTTTCACTCTCATTATAAAACTCACCCAGTTCCGATGAGGGCCAAACAACCCGCTGCCTCTTTCTGCCTAACATGCCTGGTTTTCCCGCACCCCAATCTCCTTTAACACGCTCTCCGTTC
This DNA window, taken from Hypanus sabinus isolate sHypSab1 chromosome 8, sHypSab1.hap1, whole genome shotgun sequence, encodes the following:
- the LOC132397662 gene encoding probable G-protein coupled receptor 139 — translated: MAAADLLVVFLDLILRQIPVVYKNFFNFLFSLRMCNIQAAMIYAATDCSVWFTVAFTFDRCVAICYQRLKTKYCTERIAAVVLGTVTAMSCLKNIFWYFILTGMYFLVDNPRFCWTRNGVSGSPIWGIIAILHYLLTPVVPFVLVLLFNAVTIRHVLVASRARKRLRGPGIGETPRDPEMENRRKSLILLLAISGNFISLWTLFTVNYIWAELYKLVRGTVFPPYSLQEVAYMLQLLSCCTNTALYAMTQTLFREQLKDIVKYPFTLIIKLTQFR